ATCTCGGCGAAGCTGGTCATCCTCTTGATTATTGATTATTCCAAGCAAACCTTCGATATCAGCGTTGCTTTTCAACTTATCCACATTGGGGGAGGTAATGCTGGGCATCGTTCTTCTCCTTGTTCATTGTCGAGCTTCGATTGAATTTATTAGCGAACCTCATTGAATACTACCGATCAATTGGTAGTACTGATTGATATTTATTCTCGATCGAATGCGAGTTCCCACAGGAATTTAGCTTACATAATAAGGAGGAACGCACTTGCTGTCAATTTCGGCATGCAGCACAGCAGAAGCCACTTGCATTCTATAGTGCTTGATCTCAATGCCTTATCCATCGAACACTTCCTTCGGGTCTGCGTCGCCTCGCTAGGAGATGCCTTGAAAAAACCCATTAATCCCGCCGAGTTGGTAGTACAATTACTCCGTTCCCTTCCAACGGTATCCCATGAACCCGGCCATCGAAACCCATAGTCTATCGAAATCTTACGGCAGTGTGCGCGCCGTCGAGGGAGTCAGCCTGCACGTAGAACGCGGCGAGATTTACGGCTTTCTGGGCCTGAACGGCGCCGGGAAGACGACCACCATCCGTGCCTTGCTGGGCATGATCAAGCCCAACGCCGGTTCGGTGAAGCTGCTTGATGTACCGATCGGACCCAACGGGCACGGTCCATGGCGGCAGGTCGGCCACCTGGTCGAGCGGTCCACGGCTTATCCGGAGTTGACGGTGCGCGAGAATCTGGAGATCGCCCGCCGCCTGCAGGGCGTCCCCGATCGTAAGGCGACAGACGGAGCCATCGAACATCTGGGATTGAATGCGTATGCCAACCGAAAAGCAGGCGGCCTTTCGACGGGCAACCGCCAGCGCCTGGGGTTGGCGCGCGCCCTGCTGCACGAGCCCGAGCTGCTGATCCTCGATGAACCGGCCAACGGCCTGGATCCTGCCGGCGTGGTCGAGATCCGTAAGTTGCTGGAGCATTTGACGCGGGAACGCGGTACGACCGTCTTCATGTCCAGCCACATCCTCACCGAGGTGGACCGGCTGGCGACGCGCATCGGCATCATCCACCAGGGGCGACTGCTCGAGGAGCTCGAGCACGACAAGCTGCAGGAACTACGGGCGCGCCGTCTGGAGGTGCAGACGCGCGATCTTCAGTCCGCAGAGGAGACGCTCACCCGGGCCGGCTACGCCGTGAAAACCGAGGAAGGTACGCTCTATCTTTCTGAAGAGCGCGCCCTGGAAGAGCCCGACACGGTAGCGACGATCCTGGTCGAGGCGGGCCTTCCGCCCACGCGCCTGGTCGTGACGCAGGAGAATCTCGAAGAATACTTCCTGCGCCTGACGGGAGGTACGGCATGAACGGGTTCATCCCGGCCCTGTGGGCCGAGGCGCTCAAGGCACGCCGCTCGAAAGTGCTGCCTCTCACGGCTGCGGCTGCTTGCATCCTGCCCATCGTCGACGGCATGTTCATGTTCATCCTCAAGGATCCCGAA
Above is a window of Anaerolineales bacterium DNA encoding:
- a CDS encoding ABC transporter ATP-binding protein, with amino-acid sequence MNPAIETHSLSKSYGSVRAVEGVSLHVERGEIYGFLGLNGAGKTTTIRALLGMIKPNAGSVKLLDVPIGPNGHGPWRQVGHLVERSTAYPELTVRENLEIARRLQGVPDRKATDGAIEHLGLNAYANRKAGGLSTGNRQRLGLARALLHEPELLILDEPANGLDPAGVVEIRKLLEHLTRERGTTVFMSSHILTEVDRLATRIGIIHQGRLLEELEHDKLQELRARRLEVQTRDLQSAEETLTRAGYAVKTEEGTLYLSEERALEEPDTVATILVEAGLPPTRLVVTQENLEEYFLRLTGGTA